In one window of Synergistaceae bacterium DNA:
- a CDS encoding ATP-binding protein, whose protein sequence is MNSETLRKLKEMKLSAMAEAYEEQLNSNDYKNMTFDDRFNLMVDQEYYRRKNNKLKRLIKQAGFSEPEASIEDIEYHPDRKLDKNLIMELATGNYIQKGLNIILMGASGNGKTWISNAFGTQACRQHYKVRYVRLPELLDEFALAKNQADGSFRKLIKKYKKVDLLIIDEWLLTPIPEDSVYTIFEIIEARLKKSSTIFCSQKAPEGWYEQLGDALIADAILDRIVHDSYKILIDGEISMRERHGLGASR, encoded by the coding sequence ATGAATAGTGAAACATTAAGAAAACTAAAAGAAATGAAGCTCAGCGCCATGGCTGAGGCCTATGAAGAGCAGCTTAATAGTAATGATTATAAGAATATGACCTTTGATGATAGGTTTAACCTCATGGTAGATCAGGAGTACTACAGGCGTAAAAACAATAAGCTCAAAAGACTAATAAAACAGGCAGGATTCAGTGAACCAGAGGCCTCTATTGAGGACATAGAGTACCACCCAGATAGAAAACTTGATAAAAACCTTATAATGGAGCTTGCCACTGGTAATTACATCCAAAAAGGTCTTAACATAATTCTTATGGGAGCATCAGGAAATGGGAAAACTTGGATTTCTAATGCCTTTGGTACCCAGGCTTGCAGGCAGCACTATAAGGTTAGGTATGTGAGACTTCCTGAACTGCTAGATGAATTCGCCCTAGCTAAAAATCAGGCCGATGGGAGCTTTAGAAAGCTAATAAAGAAATACAAAAAGGTGGATCTACTAATAATAGACGAGTGGCTACTAACCCCCATACCTGAAGATAGTGTCTACACAATCTTTGAAATAATCGAGGCCAGACTCAAAAAGTCTTCTACGATCTTTTGTTCACAAAAGGCTCCTGAAGGTTGGTATGAACAACTGGGAGATGCTTTAATAGCTGATGCAATCCTTGATAGAATTGTACACGACTCCTACAAAATCCTTATCGATGGCGAGATTTCTATGAGAGAGCGCCACGGACTGGGGGCCAGTAGATGA